A region of Veillonellaceae bacterium DNA encodes the following proteins:
- a CDS encoding IS3 family transposase, whose translation MLDQIASYLYQGVTITQAAENLHMSRITFRKWVLRYKEEGFKGLRPRQHLSYYSNQMKIQAVKEYLKGGVSMLSVCAKYRISGTLSLKTWIEAYNEHKLTDLVSEGGDLMGKRQQSVKEERVRIVQECIASGCDYNKIAKKYNMSYQTLYTWVKKFKEMGEVGLEDYRGKPIRLQTPRTEEEQLRQENARLLEEQKDLIAEIALLKKKDGDRGKVAFLEGFSLTHLLRDFKAIKEVHEETNISIESLCRLSKVSRAAYYGWLNHIKSGRELLREKVAQEVMKTHQEYPDMGYRRINDWIKKDDNININVSDSLVLRIMRILNIKSVIKYKTDGCTRNAKDPKYIFENLLNRDFDAGVSNARWMTDVTEFKYTTADGVLHKLYLSAIIDGHDRRIVSYVIGDRNNTALAFETMEKALKENPGEHPMIHTDRGFQYTSNGFHKIVEKAGLVHSMSRVGCCADNGLMEGFWGMLKRERYYTRKFTSRKAVVSMINGYIYFYNNKRIQRKLHLLAPMEVFNAAPMAA comes from the coding sequence ATGTTAGACCAGATTGCTTCATATCTCTATCAGGGTGTTACGATTACCCAGGCAGCTGAAAATCTTCATATGAGCCGCATAACATTCAGGAAATGGGTCCTCCGGTATAAAGAGGAGGGCTTTAAGGGATTGCGGCCCAGGCAGCATTTGTCTTACTACTCCAATCAGATGAAGATCCAGGCCGTAAAGGAATATCTTAAAGGCGGTGTTTCCATGCTTTCCGTCTGTGCCAAATACAGAATTTCCGGCACACTCTCCCTTAAAACATGGATTGAGGCGTATAATGAGCATAAGTTGACAGACCTCGTTTCTGAAGGAGGAGATCTTATGGGCAAACGCCAGCAATCGGTCAAGGAAGAGCGAGTCAGAATCGTTCAGGAGTGCATCGCCAGTGGATGCGATTATAACAAGATAGCCAAGAAGTACAACATGTCCTACCAAACGCTCTACACATGGGTAAAAAAGTTCAAGGAAATGGGCGAAGTTGGTCTTGAGGATTACAGAGGAAAGCCGATCAGGCTCCAAACGCCCCGGACCGAAGAAGAACAGCTGCGTCAGGAGAATGCCAGACTTCTTGAAGAACAGAAGGATCTTATAGCAGAGATTGCCCTGCTAAAAAAAAAAGATGGAGATAGAGGAAAGGTTGCGTTCCTCGAAGGATTCAGCCTTACTCACCTTCTCAGAGATTTTAAAGCCATAAAAGAAGTCCATGAAGAAACCAACATCTCCATAGAAAGTCTCTGCCGACTCTCAAAGGTCTCCCGGGCAGCTTATTACGGATGGCTGAATCATATTAAGAGCGGCCGTGAACTGCTGAGAGAAAAGGTCGCACAGGAGGTCATGAAAACCCATCAGGAATATCCGGATATGGGATACCGCCGGATTAACGATTGGATCAAGAAGGATGACAACATCAATATAAATGTAAGCGACAGTCTGGTTCTTCGTATCATGCGGATACTTAATATTAAGTCCGTGATCAAGTACAAGACCGATGGTTGCACTCGTAACGCAAAGGATCCAAAGTACATTTTTGAAAACCTGCTGAACCGTGACTTTGATGCCGGCGTGTCCAATGCAAGATGGATGACGGATGTCACTGAATTCAAGTACACAACTGCTGATGGAGTTTTGCACAAGTTATATTTAAGCGCGATTATTGACGGCCATGATCGCCGGATTGTCTCTTATGTCATCGGCGACAGGAACAATACTGCACTGGCTTTTGAGACAATGGAAAAGGCACTTAAAGAGAATCCTGGAGAACATCCAATGATTCATACCGACCGCGGATTCCAGTATACAAGCAACGGATTCCATAAGATTGTTGAAAAAGCAGGACTGGTTCACAGCATGTCCCGTGTAGGCTGCTGTGCAGACAACGGTCTGATGGAAGGGTTCTGGGGAATGCTGAAGCGCGAACGTTACTACACACGTAAATTCACCAGCCGTAAAGCAGTGGTAAGCATGATCAACGGCTACATCTACTTCTACAACAACAAACGCATTCAGCGCAAATTACATCTTTTAGCTCCAATGGAAGTATTCAACGCAGCTCCAATGGCTGCATGA
- a CDS encoding plasmid pRiA4b ORF-3 family protein yields the protein MAEIYSFHVAVRDMEDKIWRDIDISGKSTLAQLAYTILVVFQTRREHLFCLYYKGKRYELRFDPDGPKASRPNRVYLEKMKLALGDELTMIYDYGCNWEFQITFKGTRPMELGKGNHYPNVSAGAGVGIVEDMFPGQLLELIEEEDRTGEPQVPSPYNDKYLRSYKLFDLKSVNYGLTVDVRWAKDEYEHATSRRR from the coding sequence ATGGCAGAGATTTATTCTTTCCACGTGGCTGTGAGAGACATGGAGGATAAGATTTGGCGGGATATCGATATTTCTGGCAAGTCTACTCTGGCCCAGCTGGCATACACGATTCTGGTGGTCTTTCAGACGAGACGTGAGCACCTGTTCTGCTTGTACTATAAGGGAAAACGGTATGAGCTTCGCTTCGATCCCGATGGACCTAAGGCAAGCCGGCCTAACCGGGTGTATCTGGAGAAAATGAAGCTTGCGCTCGGGGACGAGCTGACCATGATCTATGATTACGGCTGCAATTGGGAATTCCAGATTACCTTCAAGGGGACGCGGCCCATGGAGCTCGGGAAGGGAAATCATTATCCCAATGTGAGCGCTGGCGCTGGGGTTGGTATCGTAGAGGATATGTTCCCAGGCCAGTTACTGGAATTGATTGAAGAAGAAGACCGGACAGGTGAACCGCAAGTTCCAAGCCCATATAACGACAAATACCTGCGGTCCTATAAGCTGTTTGATTTGAAGTCTGTAAATTATGGATTGACCGTGGACGTACGGTGGGCAAAGGATGAATATGAGCACGCCACCAGCCGCCGCAGATAA
- a CDS encoding dioxygenase: MMKLPVIFAGHGSPMIALEDNELTKEFQKIGERVVHEFEKPKAILSFSAHWFTRGTYVQSDPEPRQVYDMYGFPKELYEVQYHPKGCQELTGDVLALLPDISINDDWGIDHGTWTVLVHMFPGAPIPVVQLSIDGIEGPQNAYDIGEALAPLREKGYLLLGSGNIVHNLRRLEWDNPNGSPEADRFDAFITDLVKKRDDEKIIHYEQNPDAAYAAPTADHFLPLLYTLGAAQGEKPEIFNNVRNTGSLSMTGYLFGFGEKE, from the coding sequence ATGATGAAACTTCCTGTTATTTTTGCCGGACACGGAAGCCCGATGATCGCGCTCGAGGATAATGAGCTGACAAAGGAATTCCAGAAAATTGGAGAGAGGGTTGTTCACGAATTTGAGAAGCCGAAGGCCATCCTTTCCTTCTCTGCCCACTGGTTCACACGCGGGACATACGTCCAGAGTGATCCTGAACCGCGCCAGGTCTATGACATGTACGGATTCCCGAAGGAACTCTACGAAGTCCAATACCATCCCAAAGGCTGCCAGGAACTGACGGGCGACGTCCTCGCCCTGCTGCCGGACATCTCCATCAACGACGACTGGGGCATCGACCACGGCACATGGACCGTCCTTGTCCACATGTTCCCAGGCGCCCCGATTCCCGTCGTCCAGCTCTCCATCGACGGCATCGAAGGGCCGCAGAACGCCTACGACATAGGAGAAGCCCTCGCGCCGCTCCGTGAAAAAGGCTACCTCCTCCTTGGCAGCGGCAACATCGTCCATAACCTGAGAAGACTCGAATGGGACAACCCCAACGGCTCACCCGAGGCCGACCGCTTCGACGCCTTCATCACTGATCTTGTCAAAAAGAGAGACGACGAAAAAATCATCCACTACGAACAAAACCCCGACGCCGCCTACGCCGCCCCGACAGCCGACCACTTCCTCCCCCTCCTCTACACCCTAGGCGCCGCCCAGGGAGAAAAGCCCGAGATCTTCAACAACGTAAGAAACACCGGATCCCTATCCATGACAGGATATTTATTTGGATTCGGGGAGAAGGAATAA
- a CDS encoding TonB-dependent receptor, which yields MRKGKILTGVVLASMMAGVYGNVYAADGSDESVYTLNPVVVTATRYEKSDAEIPATTQTFTEKQIEQTGADNMQVALQYLDGVVEAGMGPNGASVSSMTSKNVIRGVTNGTVVMINGTPINWRSLYNLENIPTSAVERVEVVRGGGAVLYGSQATGGVINIITKKTLPNEVKVGLGNKGRQEYAVTANAGDLSIAYTYNKWGNLGYISSYDTSFRPNKKTSVPVDMKQEFRGSEKNDFLATYKFNDHADLLYNHNKSTNYWAYTYTGITNPAYKALNDQPRYTRRYESDKDFLQFNFHDLDGISGHVFYNYNTLKTGGLEYYTSAGKKHASPVTVHGQEKNKTYGYDVQKVWDGNPDQTFLLGTSLTRETFVNETNDTGRNIISAFGSWERNLTAKDVLTLSGRGTWTTGGIQNFHNFSGQAQYLHKLDNSQSFYASVGQSFVLPTFSQMYSRAGAGSIVNIVGNPDLKPQKGLHYEAGWKKEDTNRQYKVALFSERIKDNISFTGSNGLWYAVNEDFKNHGLEASVRGQEDNGFTWHAGITLQDPKSKQSTQKKSAKTYWDRSYGRILLTGGVGYEKEKWSTALNFSYLADRVQSPISAHSYSVKPYLLTSMTVKYSPNKVSDIMLSIDNLLNRKDIVSHTSSDYYATPRNFLLSYRYRF from the coding sequence ATGAGAAAAGGGAAGATATTAACGGGAGTTGTACTGGCATCAATGATGGCAGGCGTTTATGGGAACGTGTATGCAGCAGATGGGAGCGATGAGTCTGTATACACATTAAATCCGGTCGTTGTCACGGCTACGCGTTATGAGAAGTCCGACGCGGAGATTCCTGCGACGACGCAGACTTTTACTGAAAAGCAGATCGAGCAGACGGGCGCAGATAATATGCAGGTCGCTCTGCAGTATTTGGACGGCGTCGTCGAAGCAGGCATGGGCCCGAATGGCGCCTCTGTTTCGTCCATGACAAGTAAGAACGTCATCCGCGGGGTTACGAACGGGACCGTCGTCATGATCAACGGCACCCCGATCAACTGGCGCTCTCTTTATAATCTGGAAAATATTCCGACCAGTGCCGTAGAGCGCGTCGAGGTCGTCCGCGGCGGTGGAGCTGTCCTGTACGGCAGCCAGGCGACCGGCGGCGTCATCAATATTATCACCAAGAAGACACTGCCGAATGAAGTGAAAGTCGGCCTTGGCAATAAGGGCCGTCAGGAATACGCCGTTACAGCGAATGCAGGCGACCTCTCCATCGCATACACGTACAATAAATGGGGAAATCTGGGATACATTTCCTCGTATGATACTTCGTTCAGGCCGAATAAAAAGACATCCGTCCCTGTCGACATGAAACAGGAATTCCGCGGCTCAGAAAAGAATGATTTCCTTGCCACGTACAAATTCAATGACCATGCGGATTTACTGTACAACCACAACAAATCCACCAACTACTGGGCCTACACCTACACAGGCATCACAAATCCAGCCTACAAAGCGCTGAACGACCAGCCGCGCTACACCAGACGCTATGAAAGCGACAAGGACTTCCTGCAGTTCAATTTCCATGACCTGGACGGCATCAGCGGCCACGTCTTCTACAACTATAACACGCTGAAAACCGGCGGCCTGGAATATTACACCTCAGCCGGCAAGAAACACGCCTCTCCGGTCACCGTTCACGGCCAGGAAAAGAACAAGACATACGGCTACGACGTACAGAAAGTATGGGATGGAAATCCGGACCAGACCTTCCTGCTCGGAACATCCCTCACCAGGGAAACCTTTGTCAATGAAACGAACGATACCGGACGCAACATCATCTCCGCCTTCGGTTCCTGGGAAAGAAATCTCACAGCCAAGGACGTCCTGACACTGAGCGGACGCGGCACATGGACCACCGGCGGCATCCAGAACTTCCACAACTTCAGCGGCCAGGCACAGTACCTGCACAAACTGGACAACTCGCAGAGCTTCTACGCCAGTGTAGGACAGTCCTTCGTCCTTCCGACCTTCAGCCAGATGTACTCCCGCGCAGGAGCAGGCAGCATCGTCAATATCGTCGGCAACCCGGACCTGAAACCGCAGAAAGGCCTTCATTATGAAGCAGGCTGGAAGAAAGAAGACACAAACCGCCAGTACAAAGTCGCCCTCTTCTCCGAAAGAATCAAGGACAACATCTCCTTCACCGGCAGCAATGGCCTCTGGTACGCTGTCAACGAAGACTTCAAAAACCACGGCCTCGAAGCCAGCGTCAGAGGACAGGAAGACAACGGCTTCACCTGGCACGCAGGCATCACGCTGCAGGATCCGAAGAGCAAGCAGTCTACACAGAAAAAATCCGCCAAGACATACTGGGATCGTTCCTATGGACGCATCCTCCTTACCGGCGGCGTAGGCTACGAAAAAGAGAAATGGTCCACCGCGCTGAACTTCTCCTACCTGGCAGACCGCGTCCAGTCACCAATCTCCGCCCATTCCTACAGCGTGAAACCATACCTCCTGACCAGCATGACCGTGAAATATTCCCCGAATAAAGTCAGCGACATCATGCTCTCCATCGACAACCTCCTGAACCGCAAGGACATCGTCTCTCATACATCCAGCGACTACTACGCAACCCCAAGAAACTTCCTCCTGTCGTACCGCTACAGATTCTAA
- a CDS encoding somatostatin, with product MKLIPALLISTTLLFGGWTVSEARMAPPPDMPSDMQAMEPHNPKAAVYYLRELVREGVMTEDEAARTLDYMKFRATRRSTDLLIVKGMTREDRRAYMKKRRLERGNPLKEYADWIGVSYKRAETLLNAMHDSKKGTKYYRQLKQSESEK from the coding sequence ATGAAACTCATTCCTGCACTACTCATTTCTACCACCCTGCTTTTCGGCGGATGGACCGTCTCCGAAGCGCGCATGGCCCCGCCACCCGACATGCCATCTGATATGCAGGCGATGGAGCCGCACAATCCGAAGGCCGCCGTCTACTACCTCCGAGAGCTGGTCAGAGAAGGAGTCATGACAGAAGACGAAGCAGCCCGCACCCTGGACTACATGAAATTCAGAGCCACCCGCCGCTCCACGGACCTTCTGATTGTAAAAGGAATGACAAGAGAAGACCGCCGCGCCTACATGAAGAAACGCCGCCTGGAACGAGGAAATCCTCTGAAAGAATACGCCGACTGGATCGGAGTCTCCTACAAACGAGCCGAGACCCTTCTCAACGCCATGCACGATTCCAAGAAAGGCACCAAGTACTACAGGCAGCTCAAACAAAGCGAGTCTGAGAAATAA
- a CDS encoding TonB-dependent receptor, whose protein sequence is MKKQGKVLALLAVSSLFWGINNVDAASAAEQEDGTYSFSGVVVTATKIPEKIQDTPASVSVITAKEIQDKNISSVAQAFGQLSGVYLNPVADGGISLRGFSSDKVLVMVDGQPVNNGWDGEVYWSMIPTDNIAKIEVVRGAGSSLYGGRAVGGVIQITTKNPDKGLHGNALVSYGSNASWKQAYSATFSKDKWDFGVGYEKRKTHGWRGYYIDSTARSKTSYDGTPIEADLPESARGRYIVGGRGRKALDTESYNFKTTYHFSDNKSLSYDFLHTNHTYVYNHPFSDVRDADGNEVFYGAVKLPSGKYVDLDPGDFLGYTGQREWDVHSFSYNDDDNHIYAHLGITDVKKDGYSSTSGPSGAVTASELNSWNGEGTYSFYPSKTYDFDIHKSWELGDHTLLAGGGYRRISFDQTRYYLKNWRDLDSSKTAYEKHGGKGISYAGYLQDKWQVNDDLALYAGVRYDKYTKKDGYSDFLETGIHTNHPEKSYEQWSPKLSVEYNLNGTTLFASYGRSFTPPLLYRVYRENGMSETDINGQTTVNKKAIIANPALKPETTDTYEIGARKAWDHTSVSVSLYRADTDDAVKYYTTSASTLYNGILYKKGFSQYRNMGEGRTDGVEVEFKRDFNKITSGYINYAWQNATIDGEHDYDVPKHILHFGVEWKPQERWDILADAEYISARQAPDVDTDVYKSEDAFFITNLAANYSVNKNTTLQFSIYNLFDKKFYASEAASERTYNLSVRYSF, encoded by the coding sequence ATGAAAAAACAGGGAAAAGTTTTAGCGCTTTTAGCTGTGTCCAGTTTATTTTGGGGAATAAATAATGTGGACGCTGCTTCGGCTGCTGAGCAGGAGGATGGTACTTATTCGTTTTCGGGTGTCGTGGTAACGGCTACGAAGATTCCGGAGAAGATTCAGGATACGCCGGCGAGTGTCAGTGTCATCACAGCGAAGGAAATCCAGGATAAGAATATCAGCTCGGTAGCGCAGGCTTTCGGACAGTTGTCCGGTGTGTATCTGAATCCGGTAGCGGACGGTGGTATCAGTCTGCGTGGGTTCAGTTCGGACAAGGTGCTTGTCATGGTGGACGGGCAGCCGGTCAATAATGGCTGGGATGGCGAGGTCTACTGGAGTATGATCCCGACGGACAATATCGCCAAGATCGAGGTGGTCCGCGGTGCGGGTTCTTCTCTGTACGGCGGCCGCGCTGTCGGTGGTGTCATTCAGATTACGACGAAGAATCCGGATAAGGGGCTTCATGGGAATGCTCTTGTTTCTTACGGAAGCAATGCTTCGTGGAAGCAGGCGTATTCTGCGACGTTCTCCAAGGATAAGTGGGATTTCGGCGTAGGTTATGAAAAGAGAAAGACGCATGGCTGGAGGGGTTACTATATCGATTCCACGGCCAGATCGAAGACGAGTTATGACGGTACTCCGATCGAGGCGGATCTTCCTGAATCCGCCAGAGGGCGCTACATTGTCGGCGGCCGCGGCCGGAAGGCGCTGGATACGGAGAGTTACAATTTCAAGACGACGTATCATTTCAGTGATAACAAGTCTCTGTCTTATGATTTCCTCCATACGAATCACACGTACGTCTATAATCATCCGTTCTCAGATGTCCGGGATGCGGATGGAAATGAGGTATTCTACGGCGCCGTGAAGCTGCCGAGCGGGAAGTATGTGGACCTGGATCCGGGAGATTTCCTCGGTTACACAGGCCAGAGGGAATGGGATGTCCACTCTTTCTCTTACAATGATGATGATAATCACATTTACGCTCACTTGGGCATCACGGATGTCAAGAAGGACGGCTACAGCTCGACTTCGGGCCCGAGCGGCGCGGTCACTGCTTCTGAACTGAATTCCTGGAATGGTGAGGGCACTTACTCTTTCTATCCGAGCAAGACGTATGATTTCGATATCCACAAGTCCTGGGAACTGGGCGACCATACCCTCCTGGCTGGCGGCGGATACCGCCGGATTTCCTTCGACCAGACGCGTTATTATCTGAAAAACTGGAGGGATCTGGACAGCAGCAAGACGGCGTATGAAAAGCACGGCGGCAAGGGTATTTCCTATGCCGGCTACCTGCAGGATAAGTGGCAGGTCAATGATGATCTGGCTCTTTATGCCGGGGTACGTTATGATAAATATACGAAGAAGGACGGGTATTCTGATTTCCTCGAAACCGGCATCCACACGAATCATCCGGAGAAGAGTTATGAGCAGTGGAGTCCGAAGCTTTCTGTCGAATACAACCTGAACGGCACGACGCTCTTCGCCAGTTACGGCCGCTCCTTCACTCCGCCTCTCCTCTATCGTGTGTACAGGGAAAACGGCATGAGTGAAACGGATATCAACGGGCAGACGACGGTCAATAAGAAGGCCATCATCGCCAATCCGGCTCTGAAGCCGGAAACGACGGATACGTATGAAATCGGTGCCAGGAAGGCATGGGATCATACTTCTGTTTCCGTTTCCCTCTACAGAGCGGACACGGATGATGCCGTCAAGTATTACACCACGTCCGCTTCCACGCTTTACAACGGCATTCTCTACAAGAAGGGTTTCTCCCAGTACAGAAATATGGGCGAGGGCCGCACGGACGGTGTGGAAGTGGAATTTAAGAGGGACTTCAACAAGATCACGTCCGGGTATATCAACTACGCATGGCAGAATGCGACCATCGACGGCGAGCATGACTATGATGTCCCGAAGCACATTCTCCACTTCGGCGTAGAATGGAAGCCGCAGGAACGCTGGGATATCCTGGCGGATGCGGAATACATCAGTGCCCGTCAGGCGCCGGATGTAGATACGGATGTCTACAAGTCCGAGGATGCCTTCTTCATCACGAACCTGGCAGCGAACTACTCCGTCAACAAGAATACGACCCTGCAGTTCTCCATCTACAACCTGTTTGACAAGAAATTCTACGCATCGGAAGCAGCAAGCGAAAGAACTTACAACCTGTCCGTACGTTACAGTTTCTAA
- a CDS encoding DUF3862 domain-containing protein: MEKRKILVIALAALLTTNVMAGCGSDGNSSPASSQSTSAKPTKSKAQVLYEKFLALPMGASYEDVKGALGQDGTLISESNIANIVTRSYKWEEGGNSLMATFQNGGMSTKAMSSLGFLKPNGEDVTLAEFNQIQAGMNYDQVKGIFNNREGFLESEVQLMGEDSQMVMWINKGGSNVQISFDNGAVSSKSQYGLK, encoded by the coding sequence ATGGAAAAAAGAAAAATTCTTGTGATTGCATTGGCAGCGCTGCTTACGACAAATGTGATGGCCGGATGCGGCAGTGATGGAAACAGTTCGCCTGCTTCTTCTCAGTCCACGTCGGCGAAACCGACAAAGAGCAAAGCACAAGTCCTGTATGAGAAGTTTCTGGCTCTTCCAATGGGAGCATCTTATGAGGATGTAAAGGGAGCGCTCGGCCAGGATGGCACATTGATCAGTGAAAGCAACATCGCAAATATAGTTACAAGGTCATATAAATGGGAAGAAGGCGGGAACTCCCTGATGGCTACGTTCCAGAACGGAGGAATGTCGACAAAAGCAATGTCCAGTCTGGGATTCCTGAAACCCAATGGAGAAGATGTTACTTTGGCTGAGTTCAATCAAATTCAGGCAGGTATGAATTATGATCAGGTCAAGGGAATATTTAACAACCGGGAGGGGTTCCTGGAAAGTGAAGTCCAGCTTATGGGCGAAGATTCGCAAATGGTTATGTGGATCAACAAGGGTGGATCCAATGTACAGATTAGCTTTGACAATGGAGCTGTCTCCAGCAAATCACAGTATGGATTAAAGTAA
- a CDS encoding type I restriction-modification system subunit M yields MITGAVKNKVDQIWLHLYSGGITNPLTVIEQLTYLMFIRSLDKKEQENEKMANIFGEPVSHPIFPNSEVGRAMRWDNFKDKNPEEMFNIISRFVFPAIKAMKHGQLPDFDADGKLIPVTGDNGEVDDEETAFSKYMADAIFLIPTPQVLEQLVTGMDDLYTHDLDSKDMQGDLYEYMLGKIQTSGQNGQFRTPKHIRDMMVALIQPTPKDTICDPACGTAGFLISSAEYVRAHYGSEMTQEEWDHFAGPMFTGFDMDHTMLRISAMNLMLHSITHPNIAYKDSLSKQNEISDAFSVCLANPPFKGSINKESISEDLKAVANTTKTELLFLALFLRMLKKGGRCACIVPDGVLSGSSKAHKMIRKELVENHQLQGVISMPSGVFKPYAGVSTAILLFTKTGAGGTENVWFYDMKADGYSLDDKRTEVAENDIPDIIERFRHIDQEAGRKRTEQSFLVPKQDIVDQDYDLSINKYKEIEYVPVEYPPTKEILKDLKSLEEEISQGLKDLEGML; encoded by the coding sequence ATGATTACTGGCGCAGTTAAAAATAAAGTCGATCAAATCTGGCTTCACTTATATTCTGGCGGGATTACGAATCCTTTGACCGTCATTGAACAATTGACATACCTGATGTTCATTCGCTCTTTGGACAAGAAGGAACAGGAAAATGAAAAGATGGCGAATATTTTTGGCGAACCCGTCAGCCATCCTATTTTTCCGAATTCGGAAGTCGGCCGCGCTATGCGCTGGGATAATTTCAAAGATAAGAATCCTGAGGAAATGTTTAATATCATCAGCCGCTTTGTGTTCCCTGCGATTAAAGCCATGAAACATGGGCAGCTGCCGGATTTTGATGCGGATGGGAAACTCATTCCTGTCACTGGTGATAATGGAGAAGTAGACGATGAGGAAACCGCATTCTCCAAGTACATGGCAGATGCTATTTTCTTGATTCCTACACCGCAGGTACTGGAGCAGCTCGTTACTGGCATGGATGATCTCTACACGCATGATCTCGACAGCAAGGACATGCAGGGTGATCTTTATGAATACATGCTTGGAAAAATTCAGACTTCCGGGCAGAATGGCCAGTTCAGGACACCGAAGCATATTCGCGACATGATGGTCGCACTGATTCAGCCGACGCCGAAAGATACCATCTGTGATCCTGCCTGCGGTACAGCAGGTTTCCTGATTTCCTCCGCTGAATATGTACGTGCTCATTATGGCAGTGAAATGACGCAGGAAGAATGGGATCATTTCGCGGGCCCAATGTTTACCGGCTTCGATATGGATCATACCATGCTCCGTATTTCTGCCATGAACCTGATGCTCCATTCTATTACACATCCAAACATCGCCTACAAAGACAGTCTTTCCAAGCAGAATGAAATCAGTGATGCGTTCTCCGTTTGCCTGGCCAATCCGCCATTCAAGGGAAGTATTAATAAAGAAAGTATCAGTGAAGACCTGAAAGCTGTTGCAAATACGACGAAAACAGAGCTTTTATTCCTGGCTCTTTTCCTTCGCATGCTCAAAAAAGGCGGGCGCTGCGCATGTATCGTCCCTGATGGCGTCCTCTCCGGCTCTTCCAAAGCTCATAAGATGATCAGAAAAGAACTGGTAGAAAATCATCAGCTGCAGGGCGTCATTTCCATGCCATCCGGCGTTTTCAAACCCTATGCCGGTGTATCTACAGCAATCCTTCTTTTCACAAAGACAGGTGCGGGCGGTACGGAAAACGTCTGGTTCTATGATATGAAAGCCGATGGATACAGCCTCGATGATAAGAGAACGGAAGTCGCAGAGAATGATATTCCGGACATTATCGAACGTTTCCGCCATATAGATCAGGAAGCAGGAAGAAAACGTACAGAGCAGAGCTTCCTCGTCCCCAAACAGGATATTGTTGATCAGGATTATGATCTTTCTATCAATAAGTACAAGGAAATCGAATACGTTCCTGTAGAATATCCCCCGACAAAAGAGATTCTTAAAGATCTGAAATCCTTAGAAGAAGAAATCTCTCAGGGATTAAAAGATCTGGAGGGCATGTTATGA